From the genome of Clavelina lepadiformis chromosome 2, kaClaLepa1.1, whole genome shotgun sequence:
tatcaGTAGTTGATAAGAAAGGTTCATTCATCTAGCGGTGTGTTTGCAACAGTTGAACCACCAAGACCTAGATTCAACACTGAGTGTTTGCCACTTCATTATAAGATTGATGTAATACGTTATTCTGCGTTAATATATTTACAGTAAATTACAAAGCAATTCTGTAACCAATTAATATGCGAAAGTTTAACGAAGTTGTGATTTTTGGTGGCACCCATGGAAATGAAATGTCTGGCATCCATCTTGTGAGGAATTGGTTGGCCGACCCTCAACCTTTAAAAGATATTTGTGGATGCAACGTGACACCCTGCATTGCCAATCCAGAGGCTGTTCAGCTTTGCAGAAGATACAAAGACTGTGATTTAAACAGACAATTTTCTGTGGAAAATTATCAAGATAACCATACAGCTTCCACTCCCTATGAGGTAAAGCAAGCAAAGCATTTAAACAGTTTGTTCTCTGACTTGGATGAAAGTTCTAATACTAGCCGAAAACTTCTTCTTGACTTGCATAATACAACTGCCAAcacaaaatgttgtttaatACTTACTCAAAATGATGATGTTTTACCTTTCCATTTGGCTAAAtatattcaaaataaattaccGCAGGGTATGTGTAATATTTTGATGTTGCCCAATAGCATGTATAGCCATTCGAGAACCATTACAAAGTATGGTCTTGGCATTGAAGTAGGGCCCCAGCCACAAGGTGTCTTGCGAGCTGACATATGTTCCTTGCAGAAAAATGCTGTTTTCAGTGCACtggaattttcaaaaaagtttaatgatGGTGATGATTTTTCTGGTGGTGAAATTTTCATTTACACTGTTATGAAACCTGTGTATTTTCCAGTTGACAGCAAAGGCAATCACATTGGCATGGTTCATCCTAAGTTGCAAGATAATGATTTTAAACTGCTTTCTGTCACTGATCCAGTGTTTTTGATGACTGATGGTTgtgttaaaacaatttctgatGTAAGTGTTGTTGAAGATATGGATAGCAGTTGTCTTTCCACTGTTTTTGTTAATGAAGCAGCTTATTATGAAAAGAATGTGGCATTTTTTCTCACAGTTAAGTCAACGATTGATCTCGCATCATTTCTTTCCCCTTTTCccaaaacaagttgatttctTATCTAATTCatgcaatttttcattttagcattttatttagtATATGCAAATATCAGTCATGCATTTGTCTTTGTGCAATGTAACTTTATACTGTGCATTGCTTACTTTATATGATTTATATTGAGTGTGATTTATACAATCTTCCCTGTTGCAATTTCCTTCTTGGAATTCttccgaaatttacaaaatcgacgtaaatttatgaaatgtaATAACATAGTTAGATTGTTGATTGTCACTGCCATTATAAGTAAACTAGTAGACTCATGCCATGATGGTCCAATTATATTATTCAGGTATTTTGTAATGCTAACATGTTCTAGactaaaaaaaagaaataaataactCATTGTTTCAAACTCCATGAATTATGCAGTAGtatgttaataaaaatatttgcttgttAATTTGGCTTGCAGGTTTGTTTTAGTTCTATGTTTTGAGTAAAAATGGACAAGTTCATTGTATTGTTACTAGTTGGTTATGTGACTGCTAACACCCAGCCTGGCCTAAGACAAAATAGGCTTGGTACTGAAGTACCCAGTCTTGGTGACACAAGTCCTGGAAGTGTGTGGCCACAACCTCAGTCACAGACATCAACTTCTCAGGTAATTTCCCAGTGTATTTTTCAAACTAATATTCATTTTTGTTAAAGATATTTATATCCAAAAGAATGGTGGTAGTagtaatacagtataatacaTATGCAACTGCAAGCATTTTTAGAACTCTCAGCTGAGATAAAGGCAAAATGCAATTAATTTCTGTCGTagattgaaatattttttcaagtttttcgaATAAATTTCTCTTTTCAGACTTATCCTGTGCTAGCAGAGAAGTTTGCCTTCACCTATACCTCATCTTCATTTCGTTGTAGTCTTCTTGATGAAGCTTTCAAGCGATATCAAATGCTTATCATGAATGCTGCTGCCCGCTCTAAGCTACATTTTCGGTATAAAGAAATGTTGTAAGATTTTTACATCAGACACCAAACAGTTATACAAAAAACTCTGTATATatgcagaggtgggcagtcagtactttgaaagtaccatCGGTATCGCtaacggtacttggcaaaaaatgtactgaCGATTCCGGTATTtagtactattttaaaaaagtagttcagtACCGTTACTTTTTGTACAGCGAATCCTGTTGCAAGTACAACTTTTTGTCGATATTATGGCCTCGATgaaggttacttcaggtcaaaaaatatgtgaacttTCTCTTTATgactttattaaacatttgtagattaaaaaaacGCTAAAAGTGACATTAAGTTTTAATTGAAAtgaacttttaatttttaattgaaatttttttaaattttaattgagAGTAAttcggtatcggtactgaaaacgTACCACGTTACAGTTATTCGGTGCTATAGTACCTTGTTACTGCCCACCTTTGCACATGTGCAACTGTATTTATAATCTTTAAGCTATTCAAGTATATTTTTACCCCTCTTGTTAATTTCGCCCTTCTTGCTTATAGGCCAAGAGCTCCATACACTATTACCACTTTAGACATAAATCTTATGGCTAAGTGTGAGGATTATCCTTCTCTGGATATGAATGAAGCCTGTAAGATTTTTAGCCTGCTTTTGGGTTTCTTTGATGCTCATTTAAACATCAAGTTATGCATGTCTTGGCATTTTTATTGCGTTACgctgtttattttaaataatttgctgtTAACACTTCTACTGTGATCTTGTAGACTCACTTGATGTTGGTGAATCGTCAACACAACTACAAGCTGAATCAGTGTGGGGCATTTTGAGAGGTGTTTCCTGTTTTTtcttaaataataaaataacgaTACAGTATATGAATTGTAATAGCATCCACACCTGCTGCAAATTaatagaaaatatattttaattaatttaactgTAATTGACTGCATTGTATGTAACATACATTAGCTTTTAATAGTAAAGTTAATGCCTTGGTTTCAATTTTGACAGGGCTGGAAACGTTTTCGCAATTACTCTGGCAAACTGAAACAGGGGAGGTAGGAAAAGATTTGTGTCATAGACGTGAAtcgaaaaataaacagattttatttcacattttcttGTAAAGCAGATTGATGTCTATTTTTCCCTCACAGATTCTagcaaacaaaaccaataTCATCGATCATCCTCGATACTCACACCGGGGAATCTTGCTCGACACATCGAGGCATTATCTTCCTCTCAGTGTCATTTTTGATAACTTGGTAGGACACATACAGAAAGTATATATTATACGACTTATGCCCAGCAGTTAAAAACAGGTTCTGTTAATGTTTCACTATTTGACAGTTTTTGTAGCTCGCACCGTAAACAGAAAAGAACTTTATGTAAACAGTCTGCTTTGAATCATGTGATCTGTCACTTAAGTGTTATTTGCATTTTGTGTCATAAAAAATATCACTGTCACACAGACCTTTGATTTGTGACTTTGAATGGAGCATAGCCCATTACCATCCTGTTTTACAACGCTCTGTTTtcctttatttttttcattaggAGGCTATGgcatacaacaaaataaatgtcTTCCACTGGCATATAGTGGATGACCAGTCTTTTCCATACGTCAGCGAAATTTATCCAGATCTTAGCAGGAAGGTACAAGAACATACATATAGACATGATGTTTTTTGTCTAGTAATGATTTGGCTCACTTAGAGTGACGgagttttaaatataatttatgtTACCAGGGTGCTTACACCTCCTTATCACACATCTATACACCAGATGACGTCGCTGCTGTCATTGAGTTTGCTCGATTACGAGGCATTCGTGTTGTCCCGGAGTTCGATACCCCAGGCCATTCTCAGTCCTGGGGCAAAGGTCAACCAGGACTCTTGACACCATGTTATTCAGGTGTGTGTTGCAATGCTGTACTTGAATCAGGTATTTGCATTTTCAGCCATGATGTGGTGTTATGCAAACACAAGGAGAATGTGGTGCATTGCATTAAGTGAAAATTCCTGGTTGTTGGTGCCTAGTGTTTGGCGAATATGCCCATGTTTGCACTTATCCTACCGTCATTTGGCAAAGTTTTATAATGCTAAGAGCTAAATCTCAACTTCTTGTCACATGATGTTTTTTCAGTGTTAAAGGTTATTTAATCCACCACCGGCGATTGTTTGccattcaaatattttgctgcTTTGTTTTTGCTGAAACAAATTGCAACACCGAATGAATTTCTTTTCTCATTTTTTCTAAACTTGTGTCAAGGGTCACTCAAAAGTAATTATGTTATTACCACTGTTTTGGTATAACCTCAGGCGACAAACCAACCGGTTCCTATGGTCCCATAAATCCGATCGTGGATAGCACATACACATTCATTCAAACTCTCTTCACTGAGCTAAGAAA
Proteins encoded in this window:
- the LOC143445722 gene encoding aspartoacylase-like — its product is MRKFNEVVIFGGTHGNEMSGIHLVRNWLADPQPLKDICGCNVTPCIANPEAVQLCRRYKDCDLNRQFSVENYQDNHTASTPYEVKQAKHLNSLFSDLDESSNTSRKLLLDLHNTTANTKCCLILTQNDDVLPFHLAKYIQNKLPQGMCNILMLPNSMYSHSRTITKYGLGIEVGPQPQGVLRADICSLQKNAVFSALEFSKKFNDGDDFSGGEIFIYTVMKPVYFPVDSKGNHIGMVHPKLQDNDFKLLSVTDPVFLMTDGCVKTISDVSVVEDMDSSCLSTVFVNEAAYYEKNVAFFLTVKSTIDLASFLSPFPKTS
- the LOC143445718 gene encoding beta-hexosaminidase subunit beta-like gives rise to the protein MDKFIVLLLVGYVTANTQPGLRQNRLGTEVPSLGDTSPGSVWPQPQSQTSTSQTYPVLAEKFAFTYTSSSFRCSLLDEAFKRYQMLIMNAAARSKLHFRPRAPYTITTLDINLMAKCEDYPSLDMNEAYSLDVGESSTQLQAESVWGILRGLETFSQLLWQTETGEILANKTNIIDHPRYSHRGILLDTSRHYLPLSVIFDNLEAMAYNKINVFHWHIVDDQSFPYVSEIYPDLSRKGAYTSLSHIYTPDDVAAVIEFARLRGIRVVPEFDTPGHSQSWGKGQPGLLTPCYSGDKPTGSYGPINPIVDSTYTFIQTLFTELRNVFPDKYIHLGGDEVSFACWQSNPDINNYMKNLNITGKYNELEQIYVQKVLNISGLIGFSYIVWQEVVDNQVQLKDDTVVEVWINNHPDEELAKVTKLGYRALLAAPWYLDYISTGEDWMKYYLEEPSNFNGTDAQKKLLIGGEACLWGEYVDGSNVTPRLWPRASAVAERLWSSKDVNDVTKATPRLHQHRCRMVKRGISAQPLHPGYCVHDWGNI